The sequence below is a genomic window from Acetivibrio clariflavus DSM 19732.
TTTTTTCCTGCTACAAATACAACTCCTGCCATTATGGAACTTCTCGCCTTTTCACGGCTTTCAAAAAATCCCCGTTTAACAAGCAGGACATCCAGTCTTTCCTTTTCCAAAATATAAACCTCCGTATTCTGCCATGTTTGTTCTATTTAAACTTAATCTATATTTATTCTTGCCTTATTTAATAATTTAACAGCATCGTTCACAATAGCTTGCTCATCAAGCCTGTATATGCTCTGAATCTCGTTTTTCGAGCCATGGGGAATAAATTGATCCGGGTATCCAAACATTTTCGTTTTTATATTTATTCCCTTCTGGTTTATTGTTTCAAGCAGCTTGCTTCCAAAGCCTCCTGCTATGGCATTATCCTCAATAGTTATTAAATGCCTTGTTTTTAACACCGAATTTATAAGAAGTTTTTCGTCAATAGGTTTTATAAATCTAAAATAGATGACATCACAGGATATGTCCATTTTTTCCAACATATCTGCCACTTTCAGCGCAGTCTCCACTTTATTTCCGACAGCGGCAATAGTTATATTGCTTCCTTCCCGCACAAGCAAAGCCTTGCCAAATTTAATGGGCTCTGTTTCCAAAAGTTTCTCAGCACCTTTACCCCTTGGAAATCTTATAGCGATAGGACCATTATGATCTTTTACAGCATAATTTAACATCAGGGCAAATTCTGCATAATCACAGGGTGCCAAAATTGTCATATTGGGTATATGACCTAAAAAGGAAATATCATAAATACCTTGATGTGTCTCACCGTCTTCACCTACAATCCCGGCCCTGTCAATGGCAAACACCACATGGAGATTTTGGATTGCCACATCATGTAAAATCTGGTCATACGCTCTCTGCAAAAAGGAAGAGTAGATGGCAACAACAGGTTTAATTCCGCCCCTGGCAAGTCCGGCAGCAAAAGTTACCGCATGCTGCTCTGCAATGCCCACATCAAAAAATCTTTCAGGAAACTTCTGAGAAAACGGAACCAATCCTGTTCCATGGGGCATTGCTGCGGTAATTGCAACCACTTTTTCATCTTCCTGGGCAATATTGACAATCTCGCGTCCGAAAATCTCCGAATATCCCGGACCGCCACTGGCTTTAACCTCTCCGGTTTCGATTTCAAAGGGTGCTATCCCGTGAAATACATCAGGATTTTCTTCCGCATATGTATATCCTTTACCCTTTTGAGTACATACATGTATAAGTACCGGTCCCTTTATAGTCTTTGAAATTGTCAAAAGCCTTTCTATTTCCGTTATATTATGTCCGTCAACAGGCCCTAAATATTTAAATCCCAGCTCTTCGAATATTATTCCGGGCACTATCATATATTTTATAGACCCCTTAACTCTGCCCAATACTTTTGCAGCACTCTTACCTATGGCAGGAATCCTGTTGAGCATGATATCTATATCTTCCTTAACTTTGAAATAGAAAGGTTCTGTTCTTATTTTACTTAAATATTTCGATAATCCTCCCACATTTTTTGAAATGGACATCTCATTATCGTTTAATACTACAATAAAATTATTGGGATATCGTCCCGCATTGTTCAATGCCTCAAAAGCCATTCCTCCTGTCATTGCTCCATCGCCAATGACAGCAACCACCGAGTATGTTTCATTATTCAAAT
It includes:
- the dxs gene encoding 1-deoxy-D-xylulose-5-phosphate synthase codes for the protein MGSILDRINSPEDIKKLSLDELNKLADEIRMFLIDKVSKTGGHLSSNLGVVELTLALHRVFNSPQDKIVWDVGHQSYVHKIITGRKGQFDTLRKLGGLSGFPKINESEHDAFNAGHSSTSISAALGIAKARDLNNETYSVVAVIGDGAMTGGMAFEALNNAGRYPNNFIVVLNDNEMSISKNVGGLSKYLSKIRTEPFYFKVKEDIDIMLNRIPAIGKSAAKVLGRVKGSIKYMIVPGIIFEELGFKYLGPVDGHNITEIERLLTISKTIKGPVLIHVCTQKGKGYTYAEENPDVFHGIAPFEIETGEVKASGGPGYSEIFGREIVNIAQEDEKVVAITAAMPHGTGLVPFSQKFPERFFDVGIAEQHAVTFAAGLARGGIKPVVAIYSSFLQRAYDQILHDVAIQNLHVVFAIDRAGIVGEDGETHQGIYDISFLGHIPNMTILAPCDYAEFALMLNYAVKDHNGPIAIRFPRGKGAEKLLETEPIKFGKALLVREGSNITIAAVGNKVETALKVADMLEKMDISCDVIYFRFIKPIDEKLLINSVLKTRHLITIEDNAIAGGFGSKLLETINQKGINIKTKMFGYPDQFIPHGSKNEIQSIYRLDEQAIVNDAVKLLNKARINID